The DNA sequence TGCGGAAGCCTGAAATGTAACCACTAGGATCGACAGATGCGTGTCGGTGTCTATGTGGACGGTTTCAATCTGTACTACGGCGCGCGGAAGCATTGCGGCCGCGGAACGCCGGGATGGCGGTGGCTCGACCTGCGAAAGCTGGTGGCGCCGCTCGCCAAGTGGAGCGACTCGGAGATCTCTCGCATCGTCTACTGCACGGCGAGGGTCGATGCGGCGGACAACGCGACGGGGAGCGTCGATCAGGCGATCTACCTCGAGGCGCTGAGCGAGGCGGGGAGCGTGGATGTCATCGCGGAGGGGCGGTACGTCTCGTGGGCGAAGCGAGAGCCTTTGGTCAACGAGGTGGTGGGAACGTTCCGGCCGTCGGTCTACGTGCACTCGGATGAGACGTGGGACGCGCGACTGCCGTTGCGCACTACTCCGATGTCGCCGGAGCAGGCGTCGAGCGCAGTGATGGCGACGGTTCGGAAGCGCGAGGAGAAAGGGTCTGACGTCAATGTGGCGTCGCATCTTCTCTTCGACGTCCTGGTCGGGGTGGTCGACGCCGCCATCGTCGTCACCAACGACTCCGATCTGGAACTGCCGTTGCGCATGGCGCGCAGCCATGTTCCGGTTGGGACGGTGAATCCGTCGACCAATCCGACGGCCGGCGCCCTGAAAGGCCGGCACGACGATGGGGTCGGGCGGCACTGGTGGCGACGATTGACGGCTGAGGACTACCGCGCGGCGCAGTTCCCGGATGCTATCGGACACCTGAGGAAGCCGGTCGGCTGGTGAGTGCGGGCAAAGAAAAGACCCGCCCTCACGTGGAGGAGCGGGTTGGCATCTAAAGTATACATGGGAATCCGGCCGCGGGAAGCGCCACCGCGATTTGTCCCCACGCACCCCCGTGCCGTACCATAGATCTTTGGCTGAGTGGGCTCCTCCCACTCCGTTAGCCGTGTACGAAACCCCACACCTGAAAACGTGGGAAGTCGTGCGCCGACAAGTGACCTTGGGTGATGCGGACGCATCACGGTATTGGAGAAGAAAGCAATGGCAGCAGTGTGCCAGGTGACAGGAGCCACCCCCGGCTTCGGTCACAACATCTCGCACTCGCACCGTCGCACGAAGCGCCGGTTCGACCCGAACATCCAGAAGAAGACGTACTACGTTCCGTCTCTTCGTCGTAACGTCACCCTGACGCTGAGCGCCAAGGGCATCAAGGTCATCGACGCCCGTGGCATCGAGTCCGTGGTGAAGGACCTCCTGGCCCGTGGGGAGAAGATCTAACAATGGCGAAGCAGCAGGACATTCGTCCGATCATCAAGCTCCGTTCGACGGCGGGCACCGGTTACACCTACGTGACCAAGAAGAACCGTCGCAACGACCCCGACCGTCTCGTGCTCAAGAAGTACGACCCCATCGTGCGCAAGCACGTCGACTTCCGAGAGGAGCGCTAAACAATGGCCAAGACGTCCAAGATCGCCAAGAACGAGCAGCGCAAGGTCATCGTCGAGCGCTACGCCGCAAAGCGCGCCGAGCTGAAGAAGCAGCTCGTCGACCCGAACGGCACCGACGAGTCGCGTGAGGCCGCCCGCGTCGGCCTGCAGAAGCTCCCCCGCGACGCCTCCCCCATCCGCGTGCGCAACCGCGACGCGGTGGACGGCCGTCCCCGCGGAAACCTCAGCAAGTTCGGCATCTCGCGTGTCCGCTTCCGCGACATGGCGCACCGAGGCGAGCTGCCCGGCATCACCAAGTCGAGCTGGTAAGACCCAGCGTCGGCTGCTGACACAGCAGCGCACGACACCCTTTGGAGGGGCGTCCGGCATCGGCCGGGCGCCCCTTCGTCGTCCCCGGGCCTGGACACGCCCTGGCAACAGGCGAAAAATCCGCGAGAATCCGCGAGATTCGGGGGGATTCTGATACATTCGAGGCGGTCAACCGACCAAACGTTACGGCCCCCTGTGGCCTCAACCGTTCCACAAGACAGCTGAACTACCAGCACAAGGTCCGAGGAGGACACTCAATGGCTGACAACCTGAACAAGACCGAGCTCGTTGCTGCCGTCGCCGCGGCGTCGGGTCAGAGCCAGGCCACCGTCTCGAGCGTCGTCGACGCGTTCTTCGCCACGATCAGCGAGACCGTCAAGGGTGGCGGCAAGGTCACCATCCCGGGCTGGCTCGCCGCCGAGCGCACCGAGACCGCCGCTCGCACCGGCCGCAACCCGCAGACCGGCGCGGAGATCTCGATCCCGGCCGGCCACCGCGTCAAGCTGACCGCTGGCTCGAAGCTCAAGGCTGCCGTCAAGTAACAGCCTGCACAGGCTCCACGGGGCGGCGTCGCGAACAGCGGCGCCGCCCCCGTTCCGTTATGCCGACAGGGATCGGCGGCCCTGCGCTGTGGGCAGGCATCCAGCAGCGGAGACGTAGGCTTGACGGGTGCCCAGACTTCTCCGCGTGATCGGACCCGCCGTGCTCCTGGCGGCCGCTCTCGTCTCCGTCGTCGCGGCGCTCGCCTTCGGCGGAGGGGCCGCAGCGCCCCTGCTGCTCGACCCCGGGGCGCTGGTGCGCTGGGGCCTCCCGATCTCGACCCTCGTCGTCAACCTCAGCCTCTCCGGCACCGTGGGCGCCCTGGTCCTCGCCTGCTTCGCCTTCAGGGCGGACAAGGACGAGTACGGCACCGCCCTCGACTTCGCCGCCGCGTGCGCGGCGATCATGACCGTCGCCTCCGCGATCACCGGCCTGTTCACCTTCGTCAGCGTCGCCAACGTGCCGTGGTCGCTCGACCAGACCTTCACCAACGGGCTGAGCTCGTTCATCACCAGCGTGTCGCTCGGGCAGGCGTGGCTCGGCATCACGCTGATCGCCGCGGCCGTCACCGTGCTGTGCTTCGCGGTGCGCAACCAGACGGCGATCGTCTTCGTCACGCTGCTGGCGATGGCCGCTGTCGTGCCCATGGCGCAGCAGGGCCACAGCTCCGAGGCGGCGGGCCACGACGCCGCGGTGACCTCCTTCGGCCTGCACGTGCTGTTCGCCGCGATCTGGCTGGGCGGCCTCCTCACCCTCATCGTCATCAAGCGGACCCTCGGCGACGGCCGGCTGGTGACGGTGCTGGAGCGGTACTCCAGCATCGCGCTGATCTGCTTCATCGTCGTGGCGACGTCGGGCTACGTGAACGCCGAGCTGCGCGTCGGGACGCTGGCCGAGCTCGCGACGCCGTACGGCATCCTGGTGCTGGTCAAGGTCGCCGCGCTCGTCGTGCTCGGGCTGTTCGGGCTCATGCAGCGCCGGGTCCTCATCGACCGGCTGAAGCGGCTCGGCGAAGGCCGGACGTTCTGGTGGATCGTGACCGCCGAGCTGGCCTTCATGGGCGTCGCGTCCGGTGTGGCCGCGGCGCTCGCCCGCACGGTGACCCCGGTGCCCCAGACCCGGGCCGCGACGCCGACGCCGGCGGAGATACTCACCGGCGAAAAGCTCCCCCCTGAGCTCACCTGGGGCCGGCTGTTCACGACGTGGAACTTCGACCTCCTCTGGGTGCTCGGCTGCGGCTTCGCGCTGTTCTTCTACCTCGCCGGAGTGTGGAGGCTGCACAAGCGCGGCGACAAGTGGCCGATCTACCGCACGGTGCTCTGGGTGCTCGGCATCGCCCTGCTCTTCTACATCACCAACGGCGGCGTGAACGTCTACGAGAAGTACCTGTTCTCGGCGCACATGTCGGCGCACATGGTCCTGACCATGGCGGTGCCGCTGCTGCTCGTCCCCGGCGCGCCCGTGACGCTCGCCGCCCGGGCGATCCGCAAACGGCAGGACGGCACCCGCGGCGGACGCGAGTGGATTCTGCTCGCGGTGCACTCCCGGTTCGCCGCGATCATCTCCCACCCGCTCGTCGCCGCAGGGCTCTTCGCGGGCTCGCTGTGGGCGTTCTACTACACTCCGCTGATCCGCTGGGCGACGACCGACCACATCGGGCACGAGTGGATGGTCGTGCACTTCCTGATCACCGGCTACCTGTTCGTCCAGTCGCTGATCGGCATCGACCCGGTCAAGTACCGGCTGCCGTACCCGTTCCGGCTCCTGCTGCTGCTCGGCACCATGGCGTTCCACGCGTTCTTCGGGCTGTCGATCATGCAGATGAACGGCCTCCTGCTCGCCGACTGGTTCGGCGCGATGGGGCGGACGTGGGGCGCGACCCCGCTGGTCGACCAGCAGACCGGCGGTGGGATCGCGTGGAGCGTCGGCGAGATCCCGACGGTCATCCTGGCGATCGTGGTGGCGATCCAGTGGAGCCGCAGCGACGAGCGCGAGACGAAGCGGCAGGACCGCAACGCCGACCGCACGGGCGACGCCGAGCTCAAGGCGTACAACGAGCAGCTCGCGCGGCTCGCTGCGCGCGACGGGAGTGCGCAGCACTAGCGGCTCGCACATTCGTGACGAATCGCGGTTTTCACGAGGGCGAAGGCACGATTCGTGACGAATGTTGCGGAGGCTACTGGCCGACGACGATGTCGAGTGACCCGTCGGGGCGGATGGTCACGCTGGTGAGCGACACCGCGAACTTCTCGTCGGACTCGCGGTGCTCGACGCTGCCGTCGAAGATCGACTGGACCGTGACCGAGAGGTGGGCGATCCCGACCGCCTGCGACATCGTCCAGGAGCTCTCGCCGGGAACGAGGTGCACCTCGGGGTACTGCTTCATCGTCCAGGTCGGGACGCCCTGGACCCGGTCGTCGATGACGACGCCGAACGGGCAGCCCGCGGGCTGGAGGACCTGCTGCTTCGCGCACTCGTCCAGGAAGCCGTTCAGCTCCTTCTTCACGGCCGCGGTGAACGCGTCGTTCGGCTGCGCGTCGACCGTCGCGTCCACGGTGGCGGCCGGCGCGGGCGCGACGTCCACCGGAGCGGCCCGCGTGTACCGGTCGGAGTGGCCCAGCACGTAGAGCGACGGTGCGGGCACCAGATATCCAGCGCTCACGCTGAAGGCGCTCGCCGGCTGCGACGGATCGGCCGCCCGCGGGCTCACGGTGCGGCCGCCGACGGTGAAGGTCTGGGCGTGCGCGACGGTGATGTGCGCGACGCCGACGGGGGTGCGGGCGAACTCCCAGGTCGGCAGCAGGCCGAGGATCGCGCCGGTCTGGCGGACCTCGAACGCGGCGGTGAGCGGGTGGCCGTCGGCGACGACCCGCACGGTGACCGTGCGCCGTCCGCCCGGACCGGAGGTGTCGGAGAGGACGCGGGTGTCGCCGTAGCTCGGCAGGAGGTCGGAGCGCAGCAGCTCGGCGGAGGCGTTCGCGGGGAGTCCCGCCGCGGCGAGAGCCTGCTTCGTCGGTGCGGCCCCCGGCATGGCCAGCGCACCGGTCAGGTCGTGGGAGGCGAGCGCTCCGACGTACGCGGAGACGAAGCCCTCCGGGCTGTAGAACGCGCGCTGGACGGCGCCCAGCGCGGCGAGGAAGGCGGCGACGAGAAGGACGCCGACGCCCGTCCAGAGCAGCAGCGGGCGCAGCCCGCCGACTCTGCCGTCCCCACCCATAGCTGTCATCCTATGGGCCTGTGGATAAGCCGCCCTGGCGCTCCGCGCGGGGTTAGAGTAGTCCGGCAGGTCGCGCGAGGGAAGGGATCCGGATGGGCGGACTCTCGCTCTCGCCCGAGCAGCGGGCGGTGTTCGAGCTGATCGAGCACACGCACGACCACGTGTTCGTGACGGGCAGGGCCGGCACCGGCAAGTCCACGCTGCTCAACCACCTGTCGTGGAACACCGAGAAGTCGATCGTCATCGCCGCCCCGACCGGCGTCGCCGCGCTCAACGTCGGCGGTCAGACCATCCACTCGCTGTTCAAGCTGCCGATCGGGGTGATCGCGGACCACGACATCGACCAGACCAGCGAGCTGCGCAAGCTCCTCAACAGCATCGACACGCTCGTCATCGACGAGGTCTCGATGGTGAACGCCGATCTCATGGACGCGGTCGACCGCAGCCTCCGCCAGGCCAGGCAGCGGCCGAAGGAGGTGTTCGGCGGCGTCCAGATCGTGCTGTTCGGCGACCCGTACCAGCTCGCGCCCGTGCCGGGCGACCACGAGGAGCGCGCCTACTTCGCCGACACCTACCGCTCGATGTGGTTCTTCGACGCGAAGGTGTGGCGGGAGGCCGACCTCCAGATCGTGGAGCTGCTGCAGGTGCACCGGCAGCACGAGTCCGATTTCCGGTACATGCTCAACGCCGTCCGGCACGGGCAGGTGACGAAGGAGATCGCAGACCGGCTGAACGAGGTCGGGGCCCGGCCGGCGCCGCGGGACGGGACGATCACCCTCGCGACCCGCAACGACACCGTGAACCGCATCAACGCCCAGGCGCTGGAGCGCCTGCCCGGCCGCCCGCTGACAGCCAAAGCCGAGGTGAGCGGCGACTTCGGCGGCCGCAACTACCCGGCCGAGGAGGTGCTGGAGCTGAAGGTCGGCGCGCAGGTGATGTTCCTGCGCAACGACGTCGGCCAGGGCGACGGGCCGCGCTGGGTGAACGGCACGATCGGCACCGTGACGCGCATCGACTCCAACGTCTACGTGGAGGTCGACGGCCAGGTGCACGAGGTCGAGCCGGCGATCTGGGAGAAGTACCGCTACAGCTACTCCCCCGAGACCAAGAAGCTGACGAAGGACGTGGTCGCCGAGTTCACGCAGTTCCCGCTGCGGCTGGCGTGGGCGGTCACCA is a window from the Leifsonia shinshuensis genome containing:
- the rpmB gene encoding 50S ribosomal protein L28: MAAVCQVTGATPGFGHNISHSHRRTKRRFDPNIQKKTYYVPSLRRNVTLTLSAKGIKVIDARGIESVVKDLLARGEKI
- a CDS encoding cytochrome c oxidase assembly protein; the encoded protein is MPRLLRVIGPAVLLAAALVSVVAALAFGGGAAAPLLLDPGALVRWGLPISTLVVNLSLSGTVGALVLACFAFRADKDEYGTALDFAAACAAIMTVASAITGLFTFVSVANVPWSLDQTFTNGLSSFITSVSLGQAWLGITLIAAAVTVLCFAVRNQTAIVFVTLLAMAAVVPMAQQGHSSEAAGHDAAVTSFGLHVLFAAIWLGGLLTLIVIKRTLGDGRLVTVLERYSSIALICFIVVATSGYVNAELRVGTLAELATPYGILVLVKVAALVVLGLFGLMQRRVLIDRLKRLGEGRTFWWIVTAELAFMGVASGVAAALARTVTPVPQTRAATPTPAEILTGEKLPPELTWGRLFTTWNFDLLWVLGCGFALFFYLAGVWRLHKRGDKWPIYRTVLWVLGIALLFYITNGGVNVYEKYLFSAHMSAHMVLTMAVPLLLVPGAPVTLAARAIRKRQDGTRGGREWILLAVHSRFAAIISHPLVAAGLFAGSLWAFYYTPLIRWATTDHIGHEWMVVHFLITGYLFVQSLIGIDPVKYRLPYPFRLLLLLGTMAFHAFFGLSIMQMNGLLLADWFGAMGRTWGATPLVDQQTGGGIAWSVGEIPTVILAIVVAIQWSRSDERETKRQDRNADRTGDAELKAYNEQLARLAARDGSAQH
- the rpmG gene encoding 50S ribosomal protein L33 gives rise to the protein MAKQQDIRPIIKLRSTAGTGYTYVTKKNRRNDPDRLVLKKYDPIVRKHVDFREER
- a CDS encoding NYN domain-containing protein, with amino-acid sequence MRVGVYVDGFNLYYGARKHCGRGTPGWRWLDLRKLVAPLAKWSDSEISRIVYCTARVDAADNATGSVDQAIYLEALSEAGSVDVIAEGRYVSWAKREPLVNEVVGTFRPSVYVHSDETWDARLPLRTTPMSPEQASSAVMATVRKREEKGSDVNVASHLLFDVLVGVVDAAIVVTNDSDLELPLRMARSHVPVGTVNPSTNPTAGALKGRHDDGVGRHWWRRLTAEDYRAAQFPDAIGHLRKPVGW
- the rpsN gene encoding 30S ribosomal protein S14 produces the protein MAKTSKIAKNEQRKVIVERYAAKRAELKKQLVDPNGTDESREAARVGLQKLPRDASPIRVRNRDAVDGRPRGNLSKFGISRVRFRDMAHRGELPGITKSSW
- a CDS encoding HU family DNA-binding protein; the encoded protein is MADNLNKTELVAAVAAASGQSQATVSSVVDAFFATISETVKGGGKVTIPGWLAAERTETAARTGRNPQTGAEISIPAGHRVKLTAGSKLKAAVK
- a CDS encoding ATP-dependent DNA helicase; the protein is MGGLSLSPEQRAVFELIEHTHDHVFVTGRAGTGKSTLLNHLSWNTEKSIVIAAPTGVAALNVGGQTIHSLFKLPIGVIADHDIDQTSELRKLLNSIDTLVIDEVSMVNADLMDAVDRSLRQARQRPKEVFGGVQIVLFGDPYQLAPVPGDHEERAYFADTYRSMWFFDAKVWREADLQIVELLQVHRQHESDFRYMLNAVRHGQVTKEIADRLNEVGARPAPRDGTITLATRNDTVNRINAQALERLPGRPLTAKAEVSGDFGGRNYPAEEVLELKVGAQVMFLRNDVGQGDGPRWVNGTIGTVTRIDSNVYVEVDGQVHEVEPAIWEKYRYSYSPETKKLTKDVVAEFTQFPLRLAWAVTIHKSQGKTYDAAIVDLGTRAFTSGQTYVALSRITSLEGLYLTRPLRPSDITVDPDVERFMRDARSMRVPVAAE